A window of Primulina huaijiensis isolate GDHJ02 chromosome 9, ASM1229523v2, whole genome shotgun sequence contains these coding sequences:
- the LOC140984735 gene encoding uncharacterized protein, with the protein MAAAAYALRHHLCSCQSTLLMLHFRNPRFHFHPLRLIPMSNNHLLRSWPLILCRSRQWDSNAESYNRNDEGEEAYDEFYDDTEHWTDVLRDYIDSIWILKVFRSFGWMLPPIILFLLLENGLKAFLMALALPVGQSTLAFAFQRIRNVGKNKSTRNTNTKKRRYRSRASRKVKPEEARIWAGSQGEIKRKKENPSWFSKNDVLQYNMDNKIANYGGWDEIETGGQPSIGSSRSPAQKLSGSQAIDKEKSELSWRSSESGTPLLLRLLVTIFPFFEFLD; encoded by the exons GGCGGCGGCGGCCTATGCTCTCCGTCACCACCTATGTTCTTGCCAATCTACTCTGCTGATGCTGCATTTCAGAAATCCCCGTTTCCACTTTCACCCTCTTCGCTTAATTCCCATGTCCAATAATCATCTCCTCCGTTCATGGCCACTTATACTTTGCAGGTCCCGTCAATGGGACTCCAACGCCGAATCTTACAACCGTAACGATGAAGGAGAAGAGGCATACGATGAGTTTTATGACGATACTGAACATTGGACCGATGTTCTTCGAGATTATATCGACAGCATCTGGATTTTGAAG GTTTTTCGATCCTTTGGATGGATGCTTCCtcctataattttatttttgttgctGGAAAATGGTCTTAAAGCTTTTCTCATGGCACTAGCACTTCCCGTTGGACAGTCAACTCTCGCATTTGCATTTCAGAGAATACGAAATGTAGGGAAAAACAAATCAACACGAAATACTAACACAAAAAAGAGAAGATATCGCTCTCGTGCATCAAGGAAAGTTAAACCTGAAGAAGCCAGGATATGGGCTGGAAGCCAAGGGGAaatcaaaagaaagaaagaaaatcccTCTTGGTTTTCGAAAAATGATGTTTTGCAGTATAACATGGACAATAAAATAGCTAATTATGGTGGTTGGGATGAGATAGAAACTGGCGGGCAGCCTAGTATAGGATCTTCGAGAAGTCCAGCTCAAAAATTAAGTGGATCGCAGGCTATTGATAAAGAGAAGAGTGAGTTGAGCTGGAGATCGAGTGAAAGTGGTACACCTTTATTGCTGCGGTTGCTGGTCACCATTTTTCCCTTTTTTGAGTTCTTGGATTAA